A region from the Helcococcus ovis genome encodes:
- a CDS encoding DEAD/DEAH box helicase, whose amino-acid sequence MNIFEKTNRYFTFSGSINKNEEFFSSSYITKLNKQKFIPKEATIDDEVGLRKPQIGALYAIQAHWTLSTDAATIVLPTGTGKSETMFATIISKNINRTLIVVPSKLLRDQTYDRAKRWGILNDIGCLDKNTICPNTLMLKSNTKDFESFKKVVSDANIIISTIALLDRMDITYKKYLSDSCDLLIVDEAHHVSSKTWSNFKMYFNKKKVLQFTATPFREDKKLVDGKIIYNFPMHMAIEQNYFQPINFISIEEYDDNKVDIEIAKKAVSILENDLKSNFKHILLVRANNIERAKQLYENIYSRYREYNPVLITSKTTKINREKFMKSIKNGDSKIVICVDMFGEGIDIPNLKIAALHDKFKSLPITLQFIGRFARSKTDLGNAKIIANIADVTFMNSLKDLYETDSDWNLLLPIKSEQNIQDKIELQELISGFKVNNTEIDLRQLRPKVSMRIFKYNNTENWNPFAWLNCFDSSKCQGFINEEEKMLIVIEPYKSFQGWTTQRNIESLNWNFYIVYWNVEKGYICINDTNHQLGNDLLKNVFDEKHLNQIKSEPIFRCLANINRLSLGTIGLNSAINGPIRYKMFAGIDVSQGIAESQKINSYKSNLFGVGYDGNGKISIGCSYKGKIWSRWVESISFWKNWCDNIMTKILDKKNDSRILDNLLIPNITNSLPESVAYRIDFDDSIVFSESKITIQTLAGVVNIDDCELNIDIKHNNEQNFKLLCGYEVYNYCLKIEDDNYKFKFLNSDKQEPEILKSNKNPIPLSKYFANNPPIIYYTDSSFLEGNILTIANKNKVTLFNSNNIISWNWSNMGVNIRTESQISKSGEIIKNSIQYNTISKLKSSNYDVIFDDDDSGEVADIITFKDSGESILIEFYHCKYSHADKPGARISDLYEVCGQAEKSVHWKLKAIEMIDRLKSRDAKRISRNGVSRIIKGDIDSLNIIQKKLLFKKADLKIFIVQPGVDSSKITKQMLTVLGSTSDYCLETYSVPVKIICS is encoded by the coding sequence TTGAATATTTTCGAAAAAACAAATAGGTATTTTACTTTTTCAGGAAGTATAAATAAAAATGAAGAATTTTTTAGTAGTTCTTATATAACTAAATTAAATAAACAAAAATTTATTCCAAAAGAGGCTACAATCGATGATGAAGTCGGTCTAAGAAAGCCACAAATTGGTGCTTTATATGCTATACAAGCCCATTGGACATTAAGTACAGATGCTGCAACTATAGTTTTACCCACTGGCACAGGAAAATCTGAAACTATGTTTGCCACAATTATTTCTAAAAATATAAATAGAACGTTAATTGTAGTTCCAAGTAAATTATTACGTGATCAAACTTATGATAGAGCAAAAAGATGGGGAATTTTAAATGATATTGGTTGTTTAGATAAAAATACTATATGCCCTAACACCTTGATGTTAAAATCAAATACGAAAGATTTTGAAAGCTTTAAAAAAGTTGTTTCAGATGCCAACATTATTATTTCTACTATTGCGTTGTTAGATAGAATGGATATAACCTATAAAAAATATCTATCAGATTCATGTGATTTATTAATCGTTGATGAGGCACATCATGTATCATCAAAAACATGGTCTAATTTTAAGATGTATTTTAATAAAAAGAAAGTTTTACAATTTACAGCTACCCCTTTTAGAGAAGATAAGAAGCTTGTTGATGGAAAAATCATATATAATTTTCCTATGCATATGGCAATAGAACAAAATTACTTTCAACCAATCAATTTTATTTCTATAGAAGAGTATGATGACAATAAAGTCGACATTGAAATTGCTAAAAAAGCAGTTTCAATTCTTGAGAATGATTTAAAAAGTAACTTTAAACATATTTTATTAGTTAGAGCAAACAATATAGAACGAGCTAAACAGTTGTATGAAAATATATATTCTAGATATAGAGAATATAATCCAGTTTTAATAACTAGTAAGACCACTAAAATAAATAGAGAAAAATTTATGAAATCTATAAAAAACGGAGATTCTAAAATAGTAATATGTGTAGATATGTTTGGAGAGGGAATCGATATACCTAATTTAAAAATAGCGGCGTTACACGATAAATTTAAATCATTGCCAATCACATTGCAATTTATAGGTCGTTTTGCAAGAAGTAAAACAGACTTAGGTAATGCTAAAATCATAGCTAATATTGCAGATGTCACTTTTATGAATTCTTTAAAAGATCTCTATGAGACCGATTCAGATTGGAACTTATTATTACCAATAAAATCAGAACAAAATATTCAAGATAAAATAGAACTCCAAGAACTTATATCTGGGTTTAAAGTTAATAATACAGAAATAGACTTAAGGCAACTCAGACCAAAAGTAAGCATGAGAATATTTAAGTACAATAATACAGAGAACTGGAATCCTTTTGCATGGTTAAACTGCTTTGACTCTTCTAAATGCCAAGGATTCATAAATGAAGAGGAGAAAATGCTTATTGTTATTGAGCCTTATAAGTCCTTTCAAGGATGGACTACTCAAAGAAATATAGAAAGTCTAAACTGGAATTTTTATATTGTTTATTGGAATGTAGAAAAAGGATATATATGTATAAACGATACAAATCATCAACTTGGTAATGACTTATTGAAAAATGTTTTCGATGAAAAACACTTAAATCAAATTAAATCGGAGCCCATTTTTAGGTGTTTAGCAAATATTAATCGATTATCTCTTGGAACTATAGGACTTAACTCCGCTATAAATGGTCCTATAAGATATAAAATGTTTGCTGGAATAGATGTATCTCAAGGTATTGCTGAATCTCAAAAAATAAATTCATATAAGTCAAACTTATTTGGAGTTGGGTATGATGGAAACGGAAAAATAAGCATAGGGTGTTCATATAAAGGAAAAATTTGGTCAAGATGGGTAGAATCAATTTCTTTCTGGAAAAATTGGTGTGATAATATAATGACGAAAATATTAGATAAAAAAAATGATTCTCGTATCTTAGATAATTTGTTAATACCAAATATTACAAATTCTTTGCCTGAATCTGTTGCCTATAGAATTGATTTTGATGATTCCATAGTTTTTTCCGAATCAAAAATAACTATTCAAACTCTTGCTGGAGTTGTTAATATAGATGATTGTGAACTTAATATAGATATAAAACATAATAATGAGCAAAATTTCAAATTACTTTGTGGGTATGAAGTGTATAATTATTGTTTAAAAATTGAAGATGATAATTATAAATTTAAATTTCTAAATAGTGATAAGCAAGAGCCTGAAATTTTAAAAAGTAATAAAAATCCTATTCCATTAAGTAAATACTTTGCTAATAACCCTCCGATAATTTATTATACAGATTCGTCATTTTTGGAGGGAAATATTTTAACTATTGCAAATAAAAATAAAGTTACTTTATTTAATTCTAACAATATTATTTCCTGGAACTGGAGTAATATGGGAGTCAATATAAGAACAGAGTCTCAAATTTCAAAATCAGGAGAAATAATAAAAAATTCTATACAATATAATACTATAAGCAAATTAAAATCATCAAATTATGACGTTATTTTTGATGATGATGATTCTGGAGAAGTGGCTGATATAATAACATTTAAAGACAGTGGTGAATCTATATTAATAGAATTTTATCATTGCAAATATTCTCATGCAGATAAACCTGGTGCTAGAATATCTGATTTATATGAAGTTTGTGGACAAGCCGAAAAATCAGTTCACTGGAAATTAAAAGCTATAGAAATGATAGATAGATTAAAAAGTAGAGATGCTAAAAGGATAAGTCGAAATGGTGTTAGTAGAATCATTAAAGGTGACATTGACTCTTTAAATATTATACAGAAGAAATTACTGTTTAAAAAAGCTGATTTAAAAATTTTTATAGTTCAACCTGGTGTTGACTCTTCTAAAATAACTAAACAAATGTTGACTGTGTTAGGTTCAACAAGTGATTATTGTCTAGAAACATATTCCGTGCCAGTTAAAATCATATGTAGCTAA
- the gap gene encoding type I glyceraldehyde-3-phosphate dehydrogenase → MTMKVAINGFGRIGRLALRRILESDTNLEVVAINDLTNNDDLAYLLKYDTAQGRFPYSVEVQNDDLVVDGKAIKSYAEKDANNLPWAELGIDIVLECTGFYVSKEKSQAHLNAGAKRVLISAPAKGDLKTVVFGVNHEILEADDLIVSAASCTTNCLAPMVNALDKEFGVDRALMSTIHAYTATQGTQDAPGGRKSRAAAQNIIPATTGAAKAVGKVIPSVNGRIDGTALRVPVITGSVVELYSVLKKEVTVEEVNAAMKKYANDSFLYNTDEIVSSDIIGVPAGSIFDASQTNLMVGENGEQLVKTVAWYDNEYGFTGNMIRTLEYMTSLK, encoded by the coding sequence ATGACAATGAAAGTAGCAATTAATGGTTTTGGACGTATAGGTAGATTAGCATTAAGAAGAATTTTAGAAAGTGATACAAACTTAGAAGTAGTTGCAATTAACGATTTAACAAATAACGATGATTTAGCATATTTATTAAAATATGATACAGCTCAAGGAAGATTCCCATACTCAGTAGAAGTACAAAATGATGATTTAGTAGTAGACGGAAAAGCAATCAAATCATATGCAGAAAAAGATGCTAATAATTTGCCATGGGCAGAATTAGGGATTGACATCGTATTAGAATGTACAGGTTTCTATGTATCAAAAGAAAAATCACAAGCTCACTTAAATGCAGGTGCAAAGAGAGTATTAATCTCAGCTCCAGCAAAGGGTGACTTGAAAACAGTTGTATTTGGTGTAAACCACGAAATTTTAGAAGCAGATGATTTAATCGTATCAGCAGCTTCATGTACAACAAACTGTTTAGCACCAATGGTGAATGCATTAGACAAAGAATTTGGTGTTGATAGAGCATTAATGTCAACAATTCATGCTTACACAGCAACACAAGGTACACAAGATGCACCAGGTGGAAGAAAATCAAGAGCAGCTGCTCAAAATATCATTCCTGCTACAACAGGTGCTGCTAAAGCAGTAGGTAAAGTAATACCTTCAGTAAACGGAAGAATTGACGGTACAGCATTAAGAGTTCCTGTAATCACAGGTTCAGTTGTTGAATTATATTCAGTATTAAAGAAAGAAGTTACAGTAGAAGAAGTAAACGCAGCAATGAAAAAATATGCTAACGATTCATTCTTATACAATACAGATGAAATCGTATCATCAGACATAATTGGAGTTCCAGCAGGATCAATCTTTGATGCATCACAAACAAACTTAATGGTTGGTGAAAATGGTGAACAATTAGTTAAAACAGTTGCATGGTATGATAATGAATATGGTTTCACAGGAAACATGATTAGAACATTAGAATATATGACAAGCTTAAAATAG
- the guaA gene encoding glutamine-hydrolyzing GMP synthase, with protein MEVQEKILILDFGGQYKQLIARRVREANVYCEVHDFEMTIEEIRQFNPKGIIFTGGPNSVYEEGSPQLNKKIFELGVPILGICYGCQLMMHSLGGEVIRAEREYGEAILNTSKDSKILKDVKETSTVWMSHTDRVEHLAPGFEIIGFTKDCKAAALHNEEKSFYGVQFHPEVLHSEEGFKIIKNFLFEICYCSGNWKMDEFSKVAIKELKNRIGDKKVLLALSGGVDSSVVAAMLSKAIGHQLTCIFVDHGLLRKDEGDQVEQIFTNGFDLNFIRINAQQRYYNKLKGVTDPEKKRKIIGEEFIRIFEEEAKKLGAVDYLAQGTIYADVIESGTKNAQTIKSHHNVGGLPDNIEFKELIEPLRDLFKDEVRAVGRELGLPEELVNRQPFPGPGLGVRILGEVTEEKVKILQEADYIYREELRKAGVDKKLGQYFAALTNMKSVGVMGDERTYDYAVALRAVNTTDFMTADTAIIPWEVLIKVTNRIVNEVNHVNRVLYDCTGKPPATIEWE; from the coding sequence ATGGAAGTACAAGAAAAAATATTAATTTTAGATTTTGGTGGCCAGTACAAACAATTAATAGCTCGTCGTGTACGTGAAGCAAATGTATATTGTGAGGTTCATGATTTTGAGATGACAATTGAAGAAATTAGACAATTTAATCCTAAAGGAATAATTTTTACAGGGGGACCAAATTCTGTATATGAAGAAGGTTCGCCACAATTAAATAAAAAAATATTTGAATTAGGAGTGCCGATTTTAGGAATTTGCTATGGTTGTCAATTAATGATGCATTCATTGGGAGGCGAAGTAATTCGTGCAGAAAGAGAGTATGGAGAAGCAATCTTAAATACCTCAAAGGATTCAAAAATATTAAAAGATGTAAAAGAAACATCTACAGTTTGGATGAGCCATACAGATAGAGTTGAACATTTAGCACCCGGATTTGAAATAATTGGCTTTACAAAGGATTGCAAAGCTGCTGCGTTACATAATGAAGAAAAGTCATTCTACGGAGTTCAATTTCATCCAGAAGTATTACATTCTGAAGAAGGATTTAAAATTATTAAAAATTTTCTATTTGAGATTTGTTATTGTTCAGGTAACTGGAAGATGGATGAGTTTTCAAAAGTTGCGATCAAAGAATTAAAAAATAGAATTGGAGATAAAAAAGTTCTATTAGCTTTAAGTGGAGGTGTTGATTCATCAGTTGTAGCAGCAATGTTAAGCAAGGCAATAGGACATCAATTAACATGTATTTTCGTTGATCATGGTTTATTGAGAAAAGACGAAGGAGATCAGGTTGAACAAATTTTTACAAATGGATTTGATTTAAACTTCATTCGTATAAATGCTCAGCAAAGATATTATAATAAATTAAAAGGGGTAACAGATCCTGAAAAGAAGAGAAAAATTATCGGAGAAGAATTCATCCGTATTTTTGAGGAAGAAGCAAAAAAACTTGGTGCAGTTGACTACCTTGCACAAGGAACAATCTACGCCGATGTAATTGAAAGTGGTACAAAAAATGCTCAAACAATAAAATCACACCATAATGTAGGTGGATTACCAGACAATATAGAATTCAAAGAATTAATAGAGCCTTTAAGAGATTTATTCAAAGACGAAGTGCGTGCTGTTGGTCGTGAATTAGGCTTGCCGGAAGAACTAGTAAACAGACAGCCATTTCCAGGACCGGGACTTGGGGTACGTATTTTAGGCGAAGTTACTGAAGAGAAAGTAAAAATCCTTCAAGAAGCAGATTACATTTACCGTGAAGAATTAAGAAAAGCAGGCGTAGACAAAAAACTAGGTCAATATTTCGCAGCTCTTACAAATATGAAGAGTGTTGGTGTAATGGGCGACGAACGTACCTACGACTACGCAGTAGCCCTAAGAGCAGTAAACACCACAGACTTTATGACAGCAGATACTGCAATCATCCCATGGGAAGTTCTAATCAAAGTTACAAATAGAATAGTAAACGAAGTAAACCACGTAAACAGAGTACTGTACGATTGCACAGGCAAACCACCTGCAACTATTGAGTGGGAATAG
- a CDS encoding virulence-associated E family protein, producing the protein MTDIKLKFPEIDQTYVFLDLQTTDKGTVRQITGNIVTAILNPKYCQNQKIIDGQIFFDKFTNEIKFQGKIIGERNIKENQIRLWDDSLNNRLGLEIEKHFGINYNANKMWEAIRFVAHQYEVSPPKQYLQSLKWNGDKNAIRKLLPKYLGSDDTELNNWIMEHMILGMIKRIFNPGAKFDEMIVLVGGQGIGKSTFARYLSITDNWFCTIENIQGKDAVMNLMGKTVVEIEEFVALRNAKSANEAKSFLSKLSDRIRIPYEKYATDVPRTCIFIGTLNERTFLNDHTGERRYLPVECNPNKRVRTIYPDKNNKEKISDKEYISLIREDFNQALALGYEIFKNKTHAWTIPKIF; encoded by the coding sequence ATGACAGATATTAAATTAAAATTCCCAGAAATAGATCAGACTTACGTCTTTTTAGACCTACAAACTACAGATAAGGGGACGGTTAGACAAATTACTGGTAATATTGTAACAGCTATTCTAAATCCCAAATATTGTCAAAATCAAAAAATCATTGATGGACAAATATTCTTTGATAAATTTACAAATGAAATAAAATTCCAGGGGAAAATTATCGGAGAAAGAAATATAAAGGAAAATCAAATACGACTTTGGGATGATTCTTTAAATAATAGACTAGGCTTAGAGATAGAAAAACATTTTGGAATTAATTATAACGCCAACAAAATGTGGGAAGCTATTCGTTTTGTAGCTCATCAATATGAAGTGAGTCCGCCAAAGCAATATCTTCAAAGTTTAAAATGGAATGGAGATAAAAATGCCATTAGAAAACTTTTACCAAAGTATTTGGGATCAGATGATACAGAGCTTAACAATTGGATAATGGAACATATGATATTGGGTATGATAAAAAGAATTTTTAATCCAGGAGCTAAGTTTGATGAGATGATTGTTTTAGTTGGTGGACAAGGTATAGGCAAATCGACTTTTGCAAGATACTTGTCCATAACAGATAATTGGTTTTGTACAATAGAAAACATTCAAGGTAAGGATGCTGTCATGAACCTTATGGGTAAAACTGTCGTTGAAATCGAAGAATTCGTTGCTTTAAGAAATGCAAAATCAGCTAATGAAGCTAAATCTTTTTTATCAAAATTAAGCGATAGGATAAGAATACCCTACGAAAAATATGCAACAGACGTGCCTAGGACTTGTATCTTCATAGGGACATTAAATGAAAGAACTTTTCTTAATGATCATACTGGAGAAAGAAGATATTTGCCTGTTGAATGTAACCCAAATAAAAGAGTAAGGACTATATATCCAGATAAAAATAATAAAGAAAAAATTTCAGACAAAGAATATATATCTCTTATAAGAGAAGATTTTAATCAGGCTCTAGCCTTAGGATATGAAATCTTTAAAAACAAGACTCACGCATGGACTATTCCAAAAATCTTTTAA
- a CDS encoding helix-turn-helix domain-containing protein, with protein MISGEKLKKLRLMRNLTQKELAIKSGLTDAAIRNYELGNRSPSKEQLQKISEALDCDISALINHEPNSIFEIMHIIFDYEKDMKFRPLADDGEITGLLSNDVDFNNFLIEWNEMRKKHYNDEITDEKFEDWKLSYPKKSRFLK; from the coding sequence TTGATTTCTGGAGAAAAATTAAAAAAGTTAAGACTTATGCGAAACTTAACTCAAAAAGAACTTGCCATTAAGTCTGGTTTGACAGATGCTGCTATAAGAAATTACGAGCTTGGAAATAGATCTCCAAGTAAAGAACAGTTACAAAAAATATCTGAAGCACTTGATTGTGATATATCAGCATTAATTAATCATGAACCTAATTCTATTTTTGAAATAATGCATATAATTTTTGATTATGAAAAAGACATGAAGTTTAGACCCTTAGCAGACGATGGAGAAATTACTGGACTCTTATCAAATGATGTAGACTTCAATAATTTTCTTATAGAGTGGAATGAAATGAGAAAAAAGCATTACAATGATGAGATAACAGATGAAAAATTTGAAGATTGGAAGTTATCTTATCCTAAAAAATCAAGATTTTTAAAGTAG
- a CDS encoding site-specific integrase — translation MPAFRDESGNKTWFCKFNYTNWKGEKLTKKKRGFSTKKEALKWEQEFLNQHSESIEMSFREFFELYKRDRKPRIRENTWRTKEAIVNQKILPYIGDLMLNEINNVTIIQWQNELMKIKDKKGKNYSPTYLRTIHAQLSSILNHACRYYNLKTNVARDVGSMGEKEADEMLFWTQDEYERFIEAIKDKPESFYAFELLYWCGLRMGELLALTKEKFDFERHTLKIDESLQRIDGKNVITAPKTKKSIRTIVMPEFLTDEIKEYIDSFYKLKAKDLIFNFSKSYLHHEMDRGSKKSQVKRIRIHDLRHSHVSLLIELGFSATAIADRVGHESIDITYRYAHLFPSKQKEMALSLTQVRNNKANDWKDLLEEDDQDV, via the coding sequence GTGCCAGCATTTAGAGATGAAAGTGGAAACAAGACTTGGTTTTGTAAATTTAATTACACCAACTGGAAAGGAGAAAAATTAACTAAGAAAAAACGTGGGTTTTCAACGAAAAAAGAAGCATTAAAATGGGAGCAAGAATTTTTAAATCAACATTCTGAATCAATTGAGATGAGCTTTAGGGAGTTTTTTGAACTTTACAAGAGAGATAGAAAACCAAGAATAAGAGAAAATACTTGGAGAACAAAAGAAGCAATTGTAAATCAAAAAATACTTCCGTACATTGGTGATTTAATGCTTAATGAGATTAATAATGTAACCATCATTCAATGGCAAAATGAGCTTATGAAGATTAAGGATAAGAAGGGAAAAAACTACTCTCCTACTTATTTGAGAACTATTCATGCCCAGTTATCTAGCATTTTAAATCATGCTTGTAGGTACTACAATTTAAAAACTAATGTTGCTCGTGATGTTGGTTCTATGGGAGAAAAAGAAGCTGATGAAATGCTCTTTTGGACTCAAGATGAATACGAAAGATTTATAGAAGCTATAAAAGATAAACCTGAATCATTCTATGCTTTTGAACTTTTATATTGGTGTGGTCTTAGAATGGGAGAATTATTAGCCTTAACAAAAGAGAAATTTGATTTTGAAAGACATACATTAAAAATTGACGAATCTTTACAAAGGATCGATGGGAAAAACGTAATAACTGCTCCTAAGACTAAAAAGAGCATAAGGACAATAGTTATGCCTGAATTTTTAACGGATGAGATTAAAGAGTATATAGATAGTTTTTATAAGTTAAAAGCAAAAGATTTAATATTCAATTTCTCTAAGAGCTACCTACACCATGAAATGGATAGGGGATCTAAGAAATCTCAGGTAAAGAGAATTAGAATACATGATTTAAGACATTCTCATGTTTCGCTCTTAATTGAACTAGGATTTTCTGCAACGGCAATAGCTGATAGGGTTGGACATGAATCGATAGACATCACCTATAGGTATGCTCATCTTTTCCCTAGTAAGCAAAAAGAAATGGCTCTGTCTTTAACACAAGTAAGAAATAACAAGGCAAATGATTGGAAAGATTTATTAGAAGAGGACGATCAAGATGTTTAG
- a CDS encoding plasmid mobilization protein — protein sequence MFRRHSLDEISQKTRNKEKNRKRNRILNFRVSEEEYDLINKKIAISGLKKQDYFIQMLLNHEVKLVSDYRLSDNIAKEIFQLAKVIKKFGKLDDDEADILIYILEIYEEIKKEKSPYYKE from the coding sequence ATGTTTAGAAGACATTCATTAGATGAAATTTCACAAAAAACTAGAAATAAAGAGAAAAATAGAAAAAGAAATCGAATTTTAAATTTTAGAGTATCTGAAGAAGAATATGATCTAATAAACAAAAAAATTGCAATAAGCGGACTTAAAAAACAAGATTATTTTATTCAAATGCTATTAAATCACGAAGTTAAGTTAGTAAGTGATTACAGACTTTCTGATAATATAGCCAAGGAAATATTTCAACTAGCAAAAGTTATTAAAAAGTTTGGAAAACTAGATGACGATGAAGCTGATATTTTGATCTATATTTTAGAAATATATGAAGAAATCAAAAAAGAAAAAAGCCCCTACTACAAAGAGTAA
- a CDS encoding plasmid mobilization protein, producing MDNRTRKNQLKIYLTDEEKEIFEKKMKLSNCKTMSHFLRKCVLEKEIYIVDLEPFRDLQWLLSNATNNINQIAKATNVTGVIYKKDIDYMKEKIEKLSKEIWDIHSLLLS from the coding sequence ATGGATAATAGAACAAGAAAAAATCAACTTAAAATATATTTAACAGATGAAGAAAAAGAAATTTTTGAAAAGAAAATGAAACTTTCAAATTGCAAAACCATGTCCCACTTTCTTAGAAAATGTGTACTAGAAAAAGAAATTTATATAGTAGATCTAGAACCATTTAGAGATCTTCAATGGCTGCTTTCAAATGCAACAAATAATATAAACCAGATTGCAAAGGCAACTAATGTAACTGGTGTTATTTACAAGAAAGACATTGATTATATGAAAGAAAAAATAGAAAAATTATCAAAAGAAATATGGGATATACATTCTCTTTTATTAAGTTGA